In Hemibagrus wyckioides isolate EC202008001 linkage group LG12, SWU_Hwy_1.0, whole genome shotgun sequence, the genomic stretch GCCAAAGTGACCATTACGTATGCTaatcttttatttatctatGCATTTGTTGACCTTGCAGCACTCATATATCCTTGTTTTTATCTGCAGCTCTTCTCTTTGGATGTGTTTTAATAAGGAAAAGATGAAGAAAGCGAGTCACCCATCTCCATGGAGACCGGCAATATCGCCAGCATCATGCACTCAGTGAGTGCTACATGTTCCACCTCCATATACGCTCTCATCACAATCCCATCAtgcagcctcacacacacacacatacacacacacacctcctgacaCACAATCCTGTCACCAGTTAATGCAGGATCGGGGTCCGCTGAGAGTTTTGAGTCATACACGACATCACTATAGTGTTTTTCATAATGGACTCTGACTCATACAGACCTATTATAGTGTCATACATGATGAGTTCACAGAGTTAGATTCGAAACGTGTGTACGAAGTGTAAAAAACGTGACATTATACCTGTTTCATTATAATCTACTTTAGGCCTATTCATGTATTTTTCACCCTTGGCTGCAGATATACAAAAAATCATGAAGGCTTGGGTTATCAGGGACTAGACCCTCAAATGATGCCTGGGTGTGCATAATGAatatgcatctctctctctctctctcacacacacacacacacacacacacacacacctccccctCGCCTCAAGCCTTTGTCTGCTTCAGGGCAAGGAGGAGGCGTTTCTGTAGCTGCAGAAGGCCGAAGGGTTTTGCTTTCTTGTGACCTTCACACAGAGCACACTTCTTTCCTGAACCAGAGCGAGAGATCCTTACCATTCCATAGAAACTGCTAAATTACTGCTAAATACGTCATTAAATATGCTCCTCTGTACTGTTTGTGCACGGTGAGTCACAGCACCCTTCTCTTCGAGTTCAAGGGTTTGccgctaataaaataaaagctagcATTATGCAATTAACATATGCACGGGTTCCTTCAAATCGGCTTCTCGCTTAAAATCCAACAGAATGTGAACAATAACACGAGGAACCTGCTGTCTGGTTATATACCGAAATTGCTGAATTCAGGATAATCAGAAGCAGCACAAAAACCTGACGATTGAATCGCAAATCTTCTTTTCCCTTCATAGAGTATAATAGATAATAAATTATATCCACACTGGAAATTGTTCAGTTACCTGTATTCAGTGACgaaaaagcatttaaaatctACTTGGAGTATTCCTAATAATATGCACTCATTCGTTTACAGCTTTATCACAGGAGTTCGGGATACAAGTAGAAATCGGGGCCGAGACGAAAAAGGATTCCAATCATTTCTATATCCTCCTCGAAAGGAAAGATAGACCTCATTTTTtgggcatcacacacacacacacactgatttgcACAATCCTCTCCATCCGCACCTTAACACTGGACAGATTGGATCAAGACAGACTGGATTTTTCCTCTACAGAAAAATACAACCGAACACaatgttatttaatatttatacatattcataaTTTTGATTCTGACAGTTAATGAACAGCCTTTAGAGCATCTtatctttcactttctttacaTTGTGATATTTATACTtacactgctgaattctcaaatacACTACATTCCCAAAAGTCTttgcaacatcagtgcctgacctcacaaatgcactgtGAGTGGAATGGTtaaagattcccataaacacactcctaaaccttgtggaaagccttcccagaaggttataactgcaaagggcgggccaacagacgtcccagttttgacctggctcacagtctccgctctaattcatcccaaaggtgttctgttggattgaggtcaggactctgtgcaggtcagtcaagttcctctacaccaaactcgtccatccatgtctttatggaccttgctttgtgcactggtgggcagtcatgatggaacaggaaggggtcacccccaaaagttgggagcatgaaattgtccaaaatgtcttggtatgctgaagcattgagttcgtttcactgaaactaaggggccgagcccaacccctgaattcaacaatttggaggggtgtcccaaaacttttggcgataTAGTATACATTTGcctcaccagtctctctctaCTCTTAAGGTCTAAAGAAAACATTCCAGCTTTACTTCCAAAAATCCTCACGGAAGACGTCACCATATCaacccttaaacacacacttttgttttaaatcagtttacACATAACATCCAACACACACGAGTCAGCAGTTACTACAGAAATTACatattaaaagaattaaaaggaGAGTATTAACACCTTCAAACCCATGTTTTTCCCCCCTGTAAACTAATACAAACGTACGTTTTCCTAATTTGAAAAATGACCGGTCACTGATTGGTCCCTGATTGACCAATTACAATCACCTTATCACCCTAACTTTATCTAAAAAAGCACTACaagaaaaaagattaaaaaaaataaaaaaataataataaatcacacaacacagccaCGGCTGACCTACTAGACAAGAGGAGGACTTTTTTACCTTTTAAATACTATTTTATGTCCCAGGCTTCATCGGTTTGCACTGTTTATAATTTTAACACGACCAAGTCATGATATAAACCTGTTTGTATATACAAAACTGCTGTAAAGGTAAGAGCTTGCCCACCGTATTCTAATAAAATGACACATTCACTGAGCAGTTGAACGTCTCTGCTTTGCAACTAAACTACGCATTTGTGcactaatggaaaaaaaaaatgttagtgaAGGACACTCAACAGAAATCCTCCTCTGAAAGTCGCACTACTTGCGTCATCACACCGTGTCGTCGGAGGAGCTCTTCAGGCCAGAGTAATTATTAAGCACTGCTGCGGCTGAATGCACGGCCCAAGGATTTAAGCCAGAAAGAGTTTTTTGCAAatatgtttgattttttttttttttgcttttaattcTCTGTTTGATCTGCTGAGAAATAACACAGCTCTATAGTATATtacaataattatttatttatttaataacacaAAGGCAAAAGTAAATTACAATCCATTacgcacacaaaaaaaacaacaacaaatagtTCCGATACACTGCCGTAATATCTCTGAGAAATACAAATGCAAATATAAACGTTGGAAAAAAGCTGTAGAAATGTCAATCGTGATCGATGCTCTGAACTGTAGAAAATGTGTGAATATGGACATATGTACAAAGCGCTTTCTATGACTATGAAGGAGGGTCGTCTCCGTGAATCGCTTTATATTTGGCCATTTCTTCAGGAAAAACCTTCCCCAGCTCGACGATGAGGAGACTTTTAAACTTCTGTAAAGAGATGTGAAGAGTCGTCAGCGCTCCGTCCATGTATATTAAATCCGACTAGAGACTCGTGTTGAGAATATGGTTAGATATGTAGTGTTAAAGCCTCACCGTCAAAGTATCGATCTTCCCTTTCACCTGTTCATTTTTAGCCAAGGCTCGCTCTAAACACTCTTTCGTGTAAAGCTGAGGATTGCGGCCCTGATCGATGTATCTGTgaggaaacattttttttaaaatgattaaagggGCATAATTTAAAGATGTCTGATTGTAGTTACTGGAGAAATAGaaggaaaatgtgaaaaatcagTGACGTGTAAAGAAGGCATTAGTCAGACAAGCAGCCAGGAGACAAAGAGAAACTCTTGATAGAGAAGCAAACAGATAAAGAAAAGCCTTCAGTAAACATGCACAAAAACGTTCTCTGGTCTGATGTGAACTATTCAGTTATAAAAcagtgttatacactatattgccaaaggttttgggacacccctccaaatcattgaagttttgcaggggttgggcttggcccccttagttccagtgaaaggaactcttaatgcttcagcataccaagacattttggacaatttcaactttgtgggaacagtttggggatgaccccttcctgttccaacatgactgcacaccagtgaacaaagcaaggtccataaagacagtctccactctagttcatcctaaaggtgttctatcaggttgaggtcaggactctgtgcaggccaggcaagtttctccacaccaaactcactcttccatgtctttatggaccttgctttgtgcactggtgtgcagtgtcctaaaacttttggcaatatagtgtatattccgCAGAAACCCTGAGGTCACCCTTGAGAGCACTCATCCAATCAGACAGTGAAGCAtgatggtggtagcatcatgttgtggCAATGTTCTTCATCAGCAGGGAGTGAAAAGTAAGtcgtaattattattattgtcacacatacatttacagcacagtggaattcttatCATCAAATGTCCCAGCTGAGGAATTTGGGGTCAGACCACTTGGCAGTGCTGCGGCTTGAACCCAgaccttccgatcaacaacccagacccttaaccaccATTGCCATCAAAGTTGACTCCTTTGAACCGGAAACTAGCCAGGATTGAGGTCATGGAGTCAAATACAGGATAATGCTAGAAGTAAACTTGTTCAAGAGTCTTGAGGCCACTGCTCCAACAGGACAATAACCATAAGCATACTTCCAGTGTTACACTGGCATGAAACCAAGAATCTAATTGTGTTCAAATGACCCAGTCGAAGCCTAGACCCTGAAAAATTCGGTTCACCGCAACAGTAACCATGTCCATCCATTCTGACAGGAAATTCTGCAACAAACATGTCTGAAACATCCGGACCCAGAGGACATGTTAAATGTTACTCACTCAAATGCTTCCAAAGGCACGTGGATGTCATTAAGCTGTTGCCGGCATTTTTCGATATCTTGTAGTCCTGTGATCATCAGATTTCTGGAAAGAAACACCAACATAACAGCCATGATGATGTTGTAGAAACAGTAGACctccatttctttatttatgctGACTGGACACATTACGTTGTTGGACCAATCAGTGATCACCTTTGCTCTGAACAACCAATCAGTGATCAACACCGTTCCCATGGACCGATCACGGTACttccccacccacacacactttattatttattttaatctctctTCTTGGCTAAATTAACAAATAGTACCTGGCTTTTctgttatgttttttgtttacttacTCTCACTTCATTTTGTCTGTGTTGTCAAGAGAAATAAGTACATCCTACTTTACTAAGTGTCGACTTCGTgttttgatatgcaaatgagaagacGGCTTCATGCATATGCAAATTAGCTTCATTTTACTATTCCTCCTTGTACAGGGGAAATTAGCTGACGTTAGCTAGCGAGTTTACACGGAGCTACAGAAACAGCTACTTAATGGCTGCAGTAGGGAGAGTGTAGATGTCTTTAGTTTATACTATATTTCAGGTTAATTCATTTCTATCTGGAATAAAGAGATATATAGGTTTATTACGGAGCTTTATTATCACAGCTTACAGTTTCTGGTTCAGTCCTGTCTGGCTGCTCGGTTGAAAATCGCTGACGATGATTCCCAGTTGTCGTATATTTTCGATAAATTTCTCGAGATGCTCTTCGAGATTGTCGAACTTCTCAGCCATTTTGAGAAGAGTTACACATGAAgaagaaattaatattaaaaaaacctaaacaaacacaaaaaatcgGAGGTgtagtaacaaaaaaaaatggaccGTGAGATTCTTGTGAGTACACTTTCCGGCAGTGGGCGAGCCTATCAGGGACCGGTACTGTGAGTTGTCATAGTAACGGCAACCGGGTTAACGTAAAGCGTCTGAAATGCCGCAAAGTGtcgtcataaataaataaataaacattgaaaatgaaaaagcaaACAATGAGCGCTGGTCTCTTTTTGTTGGTAATTTATCTTTTTGTAAATGACACTCaacataaatgtgttttatatccAAGCATTCATGGTTATAAATGGTACGTTCATCTCAAACGGTCTATGTTTACAGTACAAACATGAACCCGAATATAAACAAAAGTCTTAAATGGAACCTCAGATATTTAGGAATTTAAAATGACGCCAATTACTCTCCAAATTCCACcaagaatgaaagaaataaagggGGTGAGGGGGCTATGCTGTGGCTCAATTCCAAATACAACCCTGTTCCCTACACATGAGCACTGCGTCACACACGACATAATATGGTATGAGCCCTACGTAGTGCACTTCGTCTCGATGTGGAAGTGAATTGGGATACGTCCAGGACAGCTGATGCACTGGAAGCCCGACCCTCCTCCCCAGCCTTCACATTTCGTACCCCACACTTGATTATTCATTCCGTCCAGGTACAAACGAGCAGTCGGGCAGTGCTGGTGCGTTtacgagtgtatgtgtgtgtgtgtatgtgtgtgtgtgggagagagagagagagagagagggagtgagagagagagagagagcttgccgAACTGGTTTACTGCAAGGGACATTACAGAGCTGCGTTAAAGGCTTAAGCTCGATCAGAGCAGATCAGATCTGGATTAAGCAAGGGGAGATTGGATCTGTTTCGAAGGGTGAGGCATCGAGGTAATAATAACAGGGTAAGTAATCGACGCTTTTGATTAATGCTGGTGTTGTGCGCTGTAACAGACAATGAAAAGGTCCGCAGGCTGCTGCAGCCATAATGACCGCGCATTCACTGACACACCGGGTTTAAATGTCCAGATCTGAAACCCACCGCTAATATTCACTGATCTTGTGTTCGATTTCAGCTCTGTAGGATGATGCACTGAAAGCGGGCTGCTCTCCGGCGCCCAGCggtcatcatcctcatcctcatcctcaccctcatcaccatcctcctcttcatcctctcctGTGCCTGCAGTGAGAACAAATCCTGGTGCATTGTGGTCACCATCACGTAACCATCGGGAGAGCTGCGGAATCCCcccctttccttttttcccccccgaaAAGGACGGCGCGATGGCCACTCTTCTGCGAAAGATCGGTCTGATCCGCTTGCACGACCGAGACACAGAGGACCCCAAGCACCATCCGAAAGGGACTAAGCAAGGGAATCAGAAAAACAGCACCAAGCACTGTCACCAAAACGAGACGAACATCCTGAGCACCCCAGAAATCAAGGCCAAGCGCTCGGACGTCTCCGCCAAAGACAAAGCTCCTGCGAAGGACAAACCGAGTAAGGAGACGAAGGAGAAGCAGCAGACGGGAAGCGCCAAGTCGAGCACGAGCTCCTCCGTGCCACCGCTGGCGCCCAACAGGCAGCACTGCGCGCAGGTGAGGACGCGGCGCCTGATGAAGGAGCTGCAGGAGATCCGGCGCCTGGGAGACGACTTCATCACGGTGGAGCTCGCCGACGACAACCTGTACGACTGGAACGTCAAGCTGCACCAGGTGGACAAGGACTCGGCGCTGTGGCAGGACATGAAGGAGACCAACACCGAGTACATCCTGCTGAACATCTCCTTCCCCGACAACTTCCCGTTCTCGCCGCCGTTCGTGCGCGTGCTCACGCCGAGGCTGGAGAACGGCTACGTGCTGGACGGAGGAGCCATATGCATGGAGCTGCTGACGCCGCGCGGCTGGTCCAGCGCCTACACCGTGGAGGCCGTGATGAGGCAGTTCGCCGCCAGCCTCGTCAAAGGGCAGGTGAGAAGCAGGGTTCTACAAGACCTTTCTGGGGCAAAGTCACTAATAGATGACGCAACcgactaatttgcatatttaattgGACGTTGTGATTATTTGCATAATTTAGAGGTTAAAATGAAAAAGGGAAGATTTGCTGAAGACAGCAGAACAGAATATAATACAGAATATTGTGGATTTATGTCCAGGATGTTGACCAAGAGAAGATGTGATTGTGAATAATCCAAGAAAAATAGACATGAATAAAAACTGTTGCATAAAAATTACTTTATTAATAAGTGCCAAGAAGAGagcttcaaaaaaataaataaataaataaataaataaaaagtgtatatGTGGCATTTAACAGCAGTCAGTGATTGATTGTTGGGAACAATGATAGTCATTGATTGGTTATTTGGaatgatggtgatcagtgattggttgtttggatCAGTGATGATCAGAGATTGGGCATTGGGAAAAAGCTAAGCCGAGTAAACCTGGTTAGTCGAGTAAACCTGCTCTAGTATAACAGAGCATGTGAGGTGGAGAGCTGTATCGAGTGCTCAAACAGAGGGGTCTAAAAAGTCACTAAATCTCATTGTAAACTCATTGTCAACATGAATGAGAAGATATCCCAGGTTCTTGAGTGTAGATGatattgttgtgttattttcttcctctgtcACATGATGCACTGCTTTGGATTCATGGGAGTTTAGACAGAATTGCATTGTTTATGCCATCTGTTTCTAAGAGGAGGACAGAGCATGCTTTTGGCTTTATCAGGATAGAGAGTACACTGCATTGTTTATGCCATCTGCTTTTAGAGGATTTtttgtgtacaggtgtgatcATGCGTCAGAAATGTAGGTCtacattaaaagaaataatggCAGCAGGCTGCACCATGGCAACATCAAGGACAcggttataaaaaataattaaaggtaCATAATTGGACGTTAAGGACGTTACTCTAAAAGCATTTCTTAAACCTTTCCAAAAAGAAGTTCCCTTGATGGTACCACCCCAGAGATAAGGTAAAGCATCCATTGTTCCTAGAAGGTGAAAGCTCCATGTTTTATGGGTTTAGAGACCACAAGCTTATTTACGCCATCTGTCTTGCTTAAGAGCACAAAGAGAGGCCATATTGCAGAGTCATGGGTTAAGACGTTTCGGTTCCTTTCCAGCTTTCACTGGTTTAATCCATATGAGTGATGAAACATCTTCATGATTAAATCACTTTTGTCCAGTGCTGAGTGACCGGAATGACCTTGATAGACGACATGCTTTGTattgtttatgctgtgtgtctCACAAAAGTCTCCTTTAGTCCCAACAGGTAGGCAATAAACTGTAAAGGGGGGACTGTTAATGCGGATACATTTTCCTTATCCACTTACATTCTAAACATCCTTGGTGAACGTCACATGGacttaaagctgcagtgtgtaacTGTTTTGTTACAAAATGAAAGAACTAGCATTGTTGAATGAAATTATTAGGCATtttctgtgcgtgtgtgagagtgtaaagcCTAAAAGTTTCGAAGTCAGAGCAGTCAGGATGGATTTGAAGTTTTAATCCAAAAAATATGGTCTGTCATTTCCTACAAACAGATTTTTCTGGAATATGCTGGAATATGTCATGTATATCTATTAGCAAGCATCACCTTAGGCATGCACAGCACATCGCTGATGCTGTGTGATGTCCTTCCACACGTTGCTGGCAAAAACATTTCCACCAGAAAGGCCTGGGTAtgtcacacactgcagctttaatactATAGTTTGGCCTGTCGATGGAGGATTTGCTCTGCACTGACGTTTGTAAAGCACGTGACCCGGGCACTTTGGAAGGTCCAAGAAAAGACACTGCAGCAGGGGAAAGACGCTGACTAACCTCGCAGATGTCTTTCTTTCAAGGTGTCTAAAAATGCTTTAGCATGCCAAATTTATAGCGCATGGCCTCTCGCCTTCACTGCCTGAAGCATTCAAGGGCAATTACCAATCAAGACAGTGCTGACACAACATCGTCCCGGAGGAGCTAAAACAGAGATATGGCACTGCATTTTTTATCACGGATAAAAGGAtaataatgtttcatttatttatttattttaaatgacctTCTTCTGCAGACATTATTTACAATGATTATACAACTGCGTCTAGAACAGAGCTTACCCTGTATTTGTAGGCTTGTGTTATTTGTATAATTTGTTGCTTTATTATTTGAAACGAATCACGAATCGCCGCTGCGCTAGCCGAGcatgattattaataatgattatttgGCTGGAGTCCTCTGTGGCTTTAAGGCTTTGGGAGACGTTTTGATGAGTCTGACTGGTTGGTGTAGAGGCTGAAGCTTTATTAGGGAATTTCATTTCTCTGCTGCACAAATGAGCTTGTTTGATGTTCAAAGAAAACAGCAGTGATAGAATTCCAAAACACAAAGTCGTCCTTGGTCTTCTGTTCATTTGAAAGACAGCGCCGCTGCTTTGATTTCCACTGTGTAGTTCCTGCACTTAGCCTAGACGCAACTTGAAAAAATTATTGCTTGGGATTTGGTGCTGAAAAGCCGAAAATACTGTTTTCTAATCGTATCTCTAACATCAGAAAggtctgctgtgtgtttttcttggcCGTGTTTACTGATGACGCAGGCTTGATAGTGCTCAGGTCCAGAGCAG encodes the following:
- the med10 gene encoding mediator of RNA polymerase II transcription subunit 10, whose amino-acid sequence is MAEKFDNLEEHLEKFIENIRQLGIIVSDFQPSSQTGLNQKLNLMITGLQDIEKCRQQLNDIHVPLEAFEYIDQGRNPQLYTKECLERALAKNEQVKGKIDTLTKFKSLLIVELGKVFPEEMAKYKAIHGDDPPS
- the ube2ql1 gene encoding ubiquitin-conjugating enzyme E2Q-like protein 1 produces the protein MATLLRKIGLIRLHDRDTEDPKHHPKGTKQGNQKNSTKHCHQNETNILSTPEIKAKRSDVSAKDKAPAKDKPSKETKEKQQTGSAKSSTSSSVPPLAPNRQHCAQVRTRRLMKELQEIRRLGDDFITVELADDNLYDWNVKLHQVDKDSALWQDMKETNTEYILLNISFPDNFPFSPPFVRVLTPRLENGYVLDGGAICMELLTPRGWSSAYTVEAVMRQFAASLVKGQGRICRKAGKSKKAFSRKEAEATFKSLVKTHEKYGWVSPPVSDG